A stretch of the Magnolia sinica isolate HGM2019 unplaced genomic scaffold, MsV1 ctg129, whole genome shotgun sequence genome encodes the following:
- the LOC131236040 gene encoding phosphatidylinositol/phosphatidylcholine transfer protein SFH12-like produces MAWMSVKKFLDPNTMEKIQVLGSKFQSKLLEVIDSSQLPDFLGGSCTCSVEGACLRSNKGPWKDPEIMKLVYNAEATFVKEVTLISEGERRTNSYTKLKPLKF; encoded by the exons ATGGCTTGGATGAGTGTAAAGAAATTTCTTGATCCAAATACTATGGAAAAGATACAA GTGTTAGGATCCAAATTCCAGAGTAAATTACTTGAAGTCATTGACTCGAG TCAACTTCCAGACTTCTTGGGTGGCTCATGCACCTGTTCTGTTGAAGGAGCATGCCTTAGGTCTAATAAAGGACCTTGGAAAGATCCTGAAATTATGAAG CTTGTATACAATGCGGAAGCAACATTTGTAAAGGAAGTCACACTAATATCAGAAGGAGAACGGAGAACCAACTCCTATACTAAGCTAAAACCATTGAAG TTTTGA